The nucleotide window TCGTAGGTGGCCAGGTTGAAGTCGTACAGCCCGGTCTCCGAGCGCCGCCCGTTGACGGTGGCGCGCCCGCCGTGCAGCACCATGCGGATGTCGCCGCTGACGTAGCGCTGGGTGTCGGCGATGAAGGCGTCCATGGAGCGCTTGAGCGGGGAGTACCACTGGGCCTCGTAGACCAGGTCGCTCCAGGTGCTCTCCATCTGCCGCTTGTAGCGCAGCTGGAGGCGCTCGAGGGTGACCGCCTCCAGGGCGCGGTGGGCCTCGATGAGGGCGAGGGCGCCGGGGGCCTCATAGACCTCCCGGGACTTGATGCCCACGAGGCGGTCCTCGACGATGTCGATGCGGCCCACGCCCTGGGCGCCGGCGCGCCGGTTCATCTCCTGGATCGCCTCCAGGGGGGTCACGGGCCGCTCGTCGATGGCCACCGGCAGGCCCTCCTCGAAGGTGATGACGAGCTCATCGGGCAGGGGCGGGTAGGTGGGATCCTCGGTGTAGGAGTAGACGTCCTTGGTGGGGGCGTTCCACAGGTCCTCCAGGAAGCCGGTCTCGATGGCCCGGCCCCAGACGTTCTGGTCGATGGAGAAGGGGTTGTGCTTGGTGGTCTCGATGGGCAGCGAGTGCCGCTCGGCGTAGTCGATGGCCACGTCCCGGGTCAGGGCCAGGTCGCGCACCGGGGAGATGCAGGTCATGTCCGGGGCCATGGAGGTGATGGAGACCTCGAAGCGCACCTGGTCATTGCCCTTGCCGGTGCACCCGTGGGCCACGGTGCCCGCCCCGAAGCGGCGGGCGGCCTGGACCAGGTGCTTGGCGATGAGGGGCCGGGACAGGGCCGAG belongs to Actinomyces capricornis and includes:
- a CDS encoding argininosuccinate synthase; translation: MTSTEQTSDNKDRVVLAYSGGLDTSVAIGWIGEQTGKEVIAVAVDVGQGGEDLDVIRRRALDCGAVEAWVVDAREEFATDFCMPALKANALYQGTYPLVSALSRPLIAKHLVQAARRFGAGTVAHGCTGKGNDQVRFEVSITSMAPDMTCISPVRDLALTRDVAIDYAERHSLPIETTKHNPFSIDQNVWGRAIETGFLEDLWNAPTKDVYSYTEDPTYPPLPDELVITFEEGLPVAIDERPVTPLEAIQEMNRRAGAQGVGRIDIVEDRLVGIKSREVYEAPGALALIEAHRALEAVTLERLQLRYKRQMESTWSDLVYEAQWYSPLKRSMDAFIADTQRYVSGDIRMVLHGGRATVNGRRSETGLYDFNLATYDAGDTFDQSSSRGFIEIYGLQSKLAAARDVRTGHGMGF